A genomic segment from Pseudomonas sessilinigenes encodes:
- a CDS encoding MacB family efflux pump subunit, with protein MSQPLLQLKGISRSFKAGEREFLALKNIDLCIEAGEMVAITGASGSGKSTLMNILGCLDYATAGSYQVNGRETRDLDDQALAELRRDYFGFIFQRYHLLPHLNAMHNVEIPAIYAGSPQARRHGRARELLARLGLAGHLEHRPNQLSGGQQQRVSIARALMNGGEVILADEPTGALDTSSGKEVMRILQELHAAGHTVIIVTHDPKVAANAERIIEVRDGEIVSDRANQRSPEAIVAATAAPARSAGVRRLVASLGLFKEAFVMAWVALVSHRMRTLLTMLGIIIGITSVVSIVAIGEGAKRYVLKDIQAIGSNTIDIFPGTSFGDSRAAGIQTLVPADVTALNQLYYVDSATPMVGRSLLLRYGNIDLNATVNGVSHLYFKVRDIKLAAGIAFSENDARRQAQVVVIDHNTRNRLFGPDVDPLGQVILVGNLPCTVIGVTAENKNLFTAANLLNVWVPYETAAGRVLGQRHLDSISVKIKDGQPSKVVEEHVKKLMAQRHGTKDFFTNNLDSIMQTVQRTSRSLALLLSLIAVISLLVGGIGVMNIMLVSVTERTREIGIRMAVGARQSDIRQQFLVEAVMVCLIGGAIGIALSFAIGYLFTLFIKEWEMVFSMGSIVMAFACSTLIGVVFGFVPARNAARLDPIEALARD; from the coding sequence ATGAGCCAGCCCCTGTTGCAGCTCAAGGGCATCAGCCGCAGCTTCAAGGCCGGCGAGCGCGAGTTCCTGGCGCTGAAGAACATCGACCTGTGCATCGAGGCCGGGGAGATGGTGGCCATCACCGGTGCCTCGGGCTCGGGCAAGTCGACCCTGATGAACATCCTCGGTTGCCTGGACTACGCCACGGCCGGCAGCTACCAGGTCAATGGCCGGGAGACTCGCGATCTGGACGACCAGGCCCTGGCGGAACTGCGCCGCGACTATTTCGGCTTCATCTTCCAGCGCTACCACCTGCTGCCCCACCTCAACGCCATGCACAACGTCGAGATCCCGGCGATCTATGCCGGTAGCCCCCAGGCCCGGCGCCATGGCCGGGCCCGCGAACTGCTGGCGCGCCTGGGCCTGGCCGGGCACCTGGAGCACCGGCCCAACCAGCTGTCCGGTGGCCAGCAGCAGCGGGTGAGCATCGCCCGGGCCTTGATGAACGGTGGCGAGGTGATCCTCGCCGACGAACCCACCGGGGCCCTGGACACCAGCAGCGGCAAGGAGGTGATGCGCATTCTCCAGGAGCTGCATGCGGCCGGGCATACGGTGATCATCGTCACCCACGACCCCAAGGTGGCGGCCAATGCCGAGCGCATCATCGAAGTGCGTGATGGCGAGATCGTCAGTGACCGGGCCAACCAGCGCTCGCCAGAGGCGATCGTCGCCGCAACCGCGGCCCCCGCCCGGTCGGCCGGGGTCCGGCGCCTGGTGGCCAGCCTGGGGCTGTTCAAGGAGGCGTTCGTGATGGCCTGGGTGGCGCTGGTCTCGCACCGCATGCGCACCTTGCTGACCATGCTCGGGATCATCATCGGCATCACCTCGGTGGTGTCCATCGTGGCCATCGGCGAGGGCGCCAAGCGCTACGTGCTCAAGGACATCCAGGCGATCGGCAGCAACACCATCGACATCTTTCCCGGGACCAGCTTCGGCGACAGCCGGGCCGCGGGAATCCAGACCCTGGTGCCCGCCGACGTCACCGCCCTGAACCAGCTGTACTACGTCGACAGCGCCACGCCGATGGTGGGGCGCAGCCTGCTGCTGCGCTACGGCAACATCGACCTCAACGCCACGGTCAACGGCGTCAGCCACCTGTACTTCAAGGTCCGCGACATCAAGCTCGCCGCCGGCATCGCCTTCAGCGAGAACGATGCCCGGCGCCAGGCCCAGGTGGTGGTCATCGACCACAACACCCGCAACCGCCTGTTCGGCCCGGACGTCGACCCCCTGGGGCAAGTGATCCTGGTGGGCAACCTGCCGTGCACGGTGATCGGTGTCACCGCCGAGAACAAGAACCTGTTCACCGCGGCCAACCTGCTCAACGTCTGGGTGCCCTACGAGACGGCCGCGGGGAGGGTGCTGGGCCAGCGCCACCTGGACAGCATCAGCGTCAAGATCAAGGACGGCCAGCCGAGCAAGGTGGTGGAGGAGCACGTCAAGAAACTCATGGCGCAGCGCCACGGCACCAAGGACTTCTTCACCAACAACCTGGACAGCATCATGCAGACGGTGCAGCGCACCAGCCGCTCGCTGGCGCTTTTGCTGTCGCTGATCGCGGTGATATCCCTGCTGGTGGGCGGCATCGGGGTGATGAACATCATGTTGGTGTCGGTTACCGAGCGTACCCGCGAGATCGGCATTCGCATGGCGGTGGGGGCGCGCCAGTCGGACATCCGCCAGCAGTTCCTGGTGGAGGCGGTGATGGTCTGCCTGATTGGCGGTGCCATCGGTATCGCCTTGTCCTTCGCTATCGGCTACCTGTTCACCTTGTTCATCAAGGAGTGGGAGATGGTGTTCTCCATGGGGTCGATCGTGATGGCGTTCGCCTGCTCGACCCTGATCGGGGTGGTCTTCGGCTTCGTCCCGGCGCGCAATGCGGCACGCCTGGACCCCATCGAAGCCCTGGCCCGGGACTGA
- the macA gene encoding macrolide transporter subunit MacA encodes MEKSKFRKIGMGSLLVVVAGLIFYTVRAPAQPPQYLTAIVERGDIENAVLASGLLEGIKQVDVGAQVSGQLKSLKVKVGDKVTKGQWLAEIDPLVLRNTLRQAEVDEEDLQAKRRATAAQLKETKATYERYRQLQTDASISKQDFDTSESNYEVQRATLMSLDAQIKSAQIQIDTAKVNLAYTRIVAPIDGDVVGVVTQEGQTVIANQLAPVLLKLADLDTMTVKAQVSEADVIHITPGQQVYFTILGESEKRYYAKLRGTEPAPQNFLETQPAGTPKQNTAVFYNALFDVPNPDHRLRISMTAQVRIVLDNAKDVLMVPVAALGPRNADGSFAVRVLDAKGQAQSRNISTGINNNVKVQVKDGLAEGDKVVIGDPLPDSAGA; translated from the coding sequence ATGGAAAAGTCGAAGTTTCGCAAAATCGGTATGGGGTCGTTGCTGGTGGTTGTGGCCGGGTTGATTTTCTATACGGTGCGCGCGCCGGCGCAGCCACCGCAGTACCTGACCGCCATCGTCGAACGGGGCGACATCGAAAATGCGGTGCTGGCCTCGGGGCTGTTGGAAGGCATCAAGCAGGTGGATGTCGGGGCCCAGGTTTCCGGGCAATTGAAGTCCCTCAAGGTCAAGGTCGGGGACAAGGTGACGAAGGGCCAGTGGCTGGCGGAAATCGATCCTTTGGTGCTGCGCAATACCCTGCGCCAGGCCGAGGTGGATGAGGAGGACCTGCAGGCCAAGCGCCGGGCCACCGCCGCCCAGCTCAAGGAAACCAAGGCCACCTACGAGCGCTATCGCCAATTGCAGACGGACGCCTCGATCTCCAAGCAGGATTTCGATACCTCCGAATCCAACTACGAGGTGCAGCGCGCCACCCTGATGTCCCTGGACGCGCAGATCAAGAGTGCGCAGATCCAGATCGACACGGCCAAGGTCAACCTGGCCTACACCCGCATCGTCGCGCCCATCGACGGGGATGTGGTGGGCGTGGTGACCCAGGAAGGCCAGACCGTGATCGCCAACCAACTGGCACCAGTGCTGCTCAAGCTCGCCGACCTGGACACCATGACCGTCAAGGCCCAGGTCTCCGAGGCCGACGTGATCCACATCACTCCCGGCCAGCAGGTGTACTTCACCATCCTCGGCGAATCCGAGAAGCGCTACTACGCCAAGCTGCGGGGCACGGAGCCGGCGCCGCAGAACTTTCTCGAGACCCAGCCGGCCGGTACCCCCAAGCAGAACACCGCGGTGTTCTACAACGCGCTGTTCGATGTGCCCAACCCTGACCACCGGTTGCGCATTTCCATGACCGCCCAGGTGCGCATCGTCCTGGATAACGCCAAGGACGTGCTGATGGTACCCGTGGCGGCCCTGGGCCCGCGCAATGCCGACGGCAGCTTCGCGGTGCGGGTGCTCGACGCCAAGGGCCAGGCCCAGTCGCGCAACATCAGTACTGGGATCAACAACAACGTCAAGGTGCAGGTCAAGGACGGCCTGGCCGAGGGCGACAAGGTGGTGATCGGTGATCCGTTGCCCGACTCGGCGGGGGCCTGA